In one Prosthecochloris aestuarii DSM 271 genomic region, the following are encoded:
- a CDS encoding DUF1997 domain-containing protein, with the protein MEMEATGKSKGEWIFHAEFHETIDYLSDHARILAFNPFCHKVEKTAKTNVYKWHFRVTDPQNNPFDVIFYIEEIQELLVELPDEYDNIDPETIPEDIISKHTVGRKITWAHHPWDNTIDDPKNYIFEGRAFAEMYVKPHSNAQTMVDFDLRVDVKFTLYPAFRIIPETIIRSMTNAGMSFIMQSATDKMFKSISKDFRPIQQA; encoded by the coding sequence ATGGAAATGGAAGCGACCGGTAAAAGCAAAGGCGAATGGATCTTCCACGCAGAGTTTCATGAAACGATCGATTATCTGTCCGATCATGCCAGGATACTGGCATTCAATCCGTTTTGTCATAAGGTTGAAAAAACAGCCAAAACAAATGTTTACAAATGGCATTTCCGGGTAACCGACCCGCAGAACAACCCGTTTGACGTCATATTCTACATCGAAGAGATCCAGGAACTGCTGGTTGAACTCCCTGACGAGTATGACAACATCGACCCTGAAACCATTCCTGAAGATATCATCAGCAAGCATACCGTCGGCAGAAAAATCACCTGGGCGCACCATCCCTGGGACAACACTATCGATGATCCGAAAAACTATATTTTCGAAGGAAGAGCATTTGCCGAAATGTATGTCAAGCCACACAGCAACGCCCAGACCATGGTCGACTTCGATCTCCGGGTAGACGTCAAATTCACCCTGTACCCCGCCTTCCGGATCATCCCTGAAACCATCATCAGAAGCATGACCAACGCAGGAATGTCTTTTATCATGCAATCGGCAACCGATAAAATGTTCAAAAGCATTTCTAAAGACTTCCGCCCGATTCAACAGGCCTGA
- a CDS encoding nitroreductase family protein — translation MDFYDLVSSRSSLRSFIKEKPVPDDMLRRILNAGRMAPSAKNLQPWTFKVVSSPDKLQEIYPCYPADWIQSAPHLLFVTGRPDEAWIRKYDGYNSIETDLTIALDHIILAATWEGLATCWIEAFDPALLRTALALNDDEVLFAFTPIGYPAADAKPRPKTRKNLDDIILFL, via the coding sequence ATGGACTTTTACGATCTCGTTTCGAGTCGCTCAAGCCTCAGAAGCTTCATCAAAGAGAAACCGGTCCCTGACGACATGCTCAGACGGATACTCAATGCCGGAAGAATGGCCCCTTCAGCAAAAAACCTGCAGCCATGGACATTCAAGGTGGTCAGCTCGCCTGACAAACTGCAGGAAATTTACCCCTGTTACCCTGCTGACTGGATACAGAGCGCACCTCATCTGCTCTTCGTCACCGGCCGACCGGATGAAGCCTGGATCAGAAAATACGACGGCTATAACTCGATTGAAACCGATCTGACAATCGCTCTTGACCACATCATTCTCGCTGCGACATGGGAAGGTCTGGCAACCTGCTGGATCGAGGCGTTCGACCCTGCCCTGCTCCGCACGGCACTTGCTCTGAACGACGATGAGGTGCTGTTTGCATTCACCCCGATCGGCTACCCTGCTGCGGATGCAAAGCCCCGACCGAAAACAAGAAAAAACCTGGACGACATTATCCTGTTTCTCTGA
- a CDS encoding potassium channel family protein has protein sequence MAKDTQQFITLRRFSISIVSVVLLIWAGTTGYMIIEHMTPVDALYMTVITLSTVGFSEIHTLSESGRIFTLALIIGGTSLFFFTLSNVAVFFLSGEWRSHWELQRNIRMLRKLNDHFIICGYGRLGTNVATELQEKGIPFVIIDTTIEKILLARDLGYVALKGNAADETVLKDAGLDKARGLIAAANTDAENVFIVLTARTLKPGLHIVARADCEESENKLLRAGAERVVLLYKSAGRKMANLLIDPGLEEYLDELNDAKNLDLTMSQFSVSESSSLCGLSFRQADIYNRFRVNIIGYKLPGGEIHTSPIPAEVIQKNGILIAIGKPSDIDALKQFAAGEEVKTG, from the coding sequence TTGGCAAAGGACACCCAACAGTTCATCACGCTTCGCCGCTTTTCGATATCCATCGTCAGCGTGGTCCTGCTCATCTGGGCCGGAACAACCGGATATATGATCATCGAACACATGACTCCGGTTGATGCCCTCTATATGACCGTCATCACGCTCAGTACGGTCGGGTTCAGCGAAATCCACACGCTGTCGGAAAGCGGACGCATCTTCACCTTAGCTTTGATTATCGGCGGAACCAGTTTATTTTTCTTTACGTTAAGCAATGTCGCTGTCTTCTTTTTGTCAGGCGAATGGCGATCTCACTGGGAACTTCAACGAAATATCCGCATGCTCCGCAAGCTCAACGACCACTTCATTATCTGCGGCTACGGGCGCCTCGGGACCAATGTCGCAACAGAACTGCAGGAAAAGGGCATCCCCTTCGTCATCATCGATACGACCATCGAAAAAATTCTTCTGGCAAGGGACCTCGGCTACGTCGCCCTCAAGGGAAACGCCGCTGACGAAACCGTTCTGAAAGACGCCGGTCTGGATAAAGCCAGGGGCCTGATCGCCGCAGCCAATACCGATGCTGAAAATGTTTTTATCGTCCTCACAGCAAGAACCCTCAAACCCGGCCTGCATATTGTAGCCCGCGCAGACTGCGAAGAGTCGGAAAACAAACTGCTCAGAGCGGGAGCTGAACGCGTCGTACTGCTCTATAAATCCGCAGGCAGAAAAATGGCGAACCTTCTCATCGACCCCGGCCTGGAAGAGTACCTCGACGAACTCAACGACGCAAAAAACCTCGACCTCACCATGTCGCAGTTCTCTGTCAGCGAGAGTTCTTCGCTCTGTGGCCTCTCGTTCAGGCAAGCCGACATCTACAATCGCTTCCGGGTCAACATTATCGGCTACAAGCTGCCCGGAGGAGAGATCCATACAAGCCCTATACCTGCCGAGGTCATCCAGAAAAACGGCATCCTGATTGCTATCGGCAAACCTTCGGACATCGACGCACTCAAACAGTTCGCCGCAGGAGAAGAGGTAAAGACAGGTTGA